ccacacataaaactcgccacacgcaaaactcgccatgcgcaacacttgctacacacaacttgctatactaacctgtcacatgcaactcgacacaaaaagttgctacacgcacgttgccatacaaaactcatctcacaaaagtcggtacatgcatgtcgctacacgcaactcaacacacacaacttgacacatgaaactcgccctaaaacacatacaagtctggtattatccatcaaaactaaaaatctgattaataagcagacaaactacaagagcaacaaatataccatataggaaatacggcagctgtcagtcacatgacctgtctattatgtgtatgtgtgagctaatatatactgccaggggggagggcttcctgttggctggggatttatcaggctgccaatttagcttacaaatactgaggtaaaaaaactgaccaaataatgtgtgaatgcggtctaatacaggaggagatgacacacagatatatactatatacaggagatgacacacaggtatatactatatacaggaggagatgacacacaggtatatactatatacaggaggagataacacacaggtatatactatatacgggagcagatgacacacgtatatactatatacgggagcagatgacacacgtatatactatatacgggagcagatgacacacgtatatactatatacaggaggagatgactgacaggtatatactatatacaggaggagatgacacacgtatatactatatacaggaggagatgacatacaggtatatactatatacaggaggagatgacacacacatatatactatatacaggggagatgacacaggtatatactatatacaggaggagatgacatacaggtatatactatatacaggaggatatgacacacaggtatatactatatacaggaggagatgacaacctggtatatactatatacagggaagatgacatacaggtacaaactatatacaggggtgatgacacacaggtatatactatatacagtggagatgatacacaggtatatactatatacaggaggagatgacatacaggtatatactatatccaggaggagatgacacacaggaatatactatatactggaggagatgacactcgtatatactatatacaggaggagatgacacacacatatatactatatacaggggagatgacacaggtatatactatatacaggaggagatgacatacaggtatatactatatacaggaggatatgacacacaggtatatactatatacaggaggagatgacaacctggtatatactatatacagggaagatgacatacaggtacaaactatatacaggggcgatgacacacaggtatatactatatacagtggagatgatacacaggtatatactatatacaggaggagatgacatacaggtatatactatatccaggaggagatgacacacaggaatatactatatactggaggagatgacactcgtatatactatatacaggaggagatgacatacaggtatatactatataaaagaggagatgacataggtatatagagatgacatacagcaggtatatactatatacaggggagatgacatataggtatatactatatacaggagatgacatacatgtatatactatatatagagggagatgacatacaggtatatagtatatacagaagagatgacatacaggtatataatataggagatgacacatgtgtatatacaatatacaggaagagatgacatacagcaagtatatactatttacaggggagataacctacaggtatatacaatatacaagagaagacatacaggtgtatactatatataagggagatgacaaacatgtatatactaaggtgaaaatgaggggtgtgaggtgaaaatgaaaaggtgtgagtgcaaaatgagaggagtgagggaaaatagtggagtgataggaaaatgacaaatgtgaggtcgaaatgacaagtgttaggggggtatgagaggagtgacggggaaaataagaggagtgagggggaaaatgagaggtgtaagggagaaaatgagaggcatgatgggaaaataagagacgtgaggtgcaataactaaccacagatatttactatgcccaggcaacgccgggctcttcagctagtatatatatatatatatatatatatatatatatatatatatatatatatatatatatatatatatataatgtccatTTTAACATTTATTTCTTTTAACTGTAAATATAATCATCCGTTATTTTGCTATTAATTTAGTGTACAGAACTTTACACATGTAcgtttagggccagaaatatttggacagtgacacaagttttgttattttagctgtttacaaaaacatgttcagaaatacaattatatatataatatgggctgaaagtgcacactcccagctgcaatatgatagtttccacatccaaatcggagaaagggtttaggaatcatagctctgtaatgcatagcgtcctctttttcaagggaccaaaagtaattggacaatggactctaagggctgcaattaactctgaaggcgtctccctcattaacctgtaatcaatgaagtagttgaaaggtcaggggtggattccaggtgtgtggttttgcatttggaagctgttgctgtgagcagacaacatgcggtcaaaggaactctcaattgaggtgaagcagaacatcctgaggctgaaaaaaaagaaaaaatccatcagagagatagcaggcatgcttggagtagcaaaatcaacagttgggtacattctgagaaaaaaggaattgactggtgagcttgggaactcaaaaaggcctgggcgtccacggatgacaacagtggtggatgatcgccgcatacttaatttggtgaagaagaacccgttcacaacatcaactgaagtccagaacactctcagtgaagtaggtgtatctgtctctaagtcaacagtaaagagaaaactccatgacagtaaatacaaagggttcacatctagatgcaaaccattcatcaataccaaaaatagacaggccagagttaaatttgcagaaaaacacctcaagaagccagctcagttctggaaaagtattctatggacagatgagacaaagatcaacctgtaccagaatgatgggaagaaaaaagtttggagaagaaagggaacggcacatgatccaaggcacaccacatcctctgtaaaacatggtggaggcaacgtgatggcatgggcatgcatggctttcaatggcactgggtcacttgtgtttattgatgacataagagcagacaagagtagccggatgaattctgaagtgtaccgggatatactttcagcccagattcagccaaatgctgcaaagttgattggacggcgcttcatagtacagatggacaatgaccccaagcatacagccaaagctacccaggagttcatgagtgccaaaaagtggagcattctgcaatggccaagtcaatctccagatctaaacccaattgagcatgcatttcacttgctcaaatccagacttaagacggaaagacccacaaacaagcaagacctgaaggctgcggctgtaaaggcctggcaaagcattaagaaggaggaaacccagtgtttggtgatgttcatgggttccagacttaaggcagtgattgcctccaaaggatttgcaacaaaatattgaaaataaaaatattttgtttgggttatgtttatttgtccaattacttttgacctccaaaaatgtggagtgtttgtaaagaaatgtgtacaattcctacattttctatcagatatttttgttcaacccttcaaattaaacgttacaatctgcacttgaattctgttgtagaggtttcatttcaaatccaatgtggtggcatgcagagcccaaatcgcgaaaattgtgtcactgtccaaatatttctggccctaactgtatatactagtgTTACttgtacagtgccttgaaaaagtatttacACCCCATgaactttttcacatttttcatgttGCATCCACAAGCAAATTAATTTTACTGGGAgcttgtgatataccaacacaaaagaGCAATTATTTGGaaaggaaattatacatggttGTTATGAAAAACAGTGGGGGCCGCCTGCTGTCCCTCTATAAATTGCGTGGGCCACCTGCTGGCcctccaagtttcaaactttacagtattaatacAAAAAAGAAAATTTGACCACCTCAGATGGATCAATTGTATTGCAGTGGCAGAGCCGGCTGCTGGACCTCCAAAAAATTCTTAGTGAGGGCTGTCTCTAAAACtagagtaaggccatgttcacacagtgcgttttttaccgcggaaccgcggcggttttgccgctgcggttccgcagctgttttccatgcagggtacagtacactgtaccctatggaaaacaggacacactgtgcacatggtccggaaattgtaaaaaaaaagccgcgctgaatagctcccggaaaaaagaaggagcatgtcaattcttcttcctgaaccgcagcggttctgcacccatagacctccattgtgaggttaaaatcgcagtaaaacacgcagatcaaaaatatatctgcgtgttttactgcggtttgatgtgcagaaccgctgctgcaggaagttcgggaaagcgggcggaagtgcgtgggcggaagtcCGTGGGCGGCGTGTGTGGTCCCGACTGTATCACGAAGAGACTGTCactatggaggcataccgtcgcatggggatcgatgtcgggcgtctgattgatttggtaagtctgtgtgtccgtccccatgcgacgatatgcctctattgtgctaagtcgccgtatcggactactactcccatccggtatttaggatgggagagttgtccctgtgtccggcgacttagcacaatactAAAGTTCacaccaaacacaaacacacaatacacaaacatgacacacagtacagtacatacaacacataacatagagtatatactcaccatacaccacacttgtaggcgaagccctcgatcctcaatgaaaaaatcccaaaataataaagcaaatccatactccctgtccgcagaatccataaccgagtgtcccacgccgatctcctgctctccggtgatacactgccaggagcgaagctcctagcagtgtatcgcgtactgtcccggagctcaatggcgccggcgtctcggttaacggcagtacagctgcgttgaactttcccacgcagcactgccgttaagcgagagtaccggggtcaatgaccgccggtaaactcgctcgcgcatgcgcagtgacacaccgacaggaactatggctcctgtcagtgtgttgctgcagccgtggagagcagacacatctctggatgtgtctgttctccatggaagatcttcgtgggaccctcgatggatttctgcggacagggccagggagtatgaatttgtttttttgttttgcctttttttcaggtcgagggtcttcaggatggattgagcgtgcaataaaagaattgtcaaaaagtgtgtgtctttatttcattaaaatattttttctagtgtttgtgtttttttttttaaccctttcattggcttaataatggataggcgtctcattgacgcctctccattattaaccgggcttaatgccaccttacaatagcaaggtggcattaacccctcattaccccatatcccaccgctacacgggagtgggaagagaggggctaagtgccggaattggcgcatctttttgatgcgccttttccggggcggctgcgggcttatatttgtagccagggggggggcaaatatccatggcccctttcctaggctatgaatataagcccacggctgtctgcgtagcctttctggcctaaaaatatagggggaccccaacacgtttttttttcggggccccctatattttagtgccagaaaggctacgcagacagccgtgggcttatattcatagcctgggaacagccatgggtattttaaccccttcccgggcgtcaaatattggcccacagctgtctgcttagcctttctggcctaaaaatatagggggaccccaacacgttttttttttcgggtcaccctatattttagtgccagaaaggctacgcagacagctgtgggttaatattcatagcctgggaacagccatgggtattttaaccccttcccgggcgtcaaatattggcccacagctgtctgcttagcctttctggcctaaaaatatagggggaccccaacacattttttttttttaggggggtccacatatattatagtaaaCCTTATTAGGATTAATAATTGatcggcgtcttattgacgcctcgccattactaaccgtgcttaatgccaccttacaatagctttaggggtagggttaggatccctgtagggttagggttaggatccctgtagggttagggttaggatccctgtagggttagggttaggatccctttagggttagggttagggttaggatccctgtagggttagggttaggatccctttagggttagggttagggttagggttaggatccctgtagggttagggttagggttaggatccctttagggttagggttaggatccctgtagggttagggttagggttaggatccctttagggttagggttagggttaggatccctgtagggttagggttaggatccctgtagggttagggttaggatccctgtagggttagggttagggttaggatccctgtagggttagggttagggttagtatccctgtagggttagggttaggatccctttagggttagggttaggatccctgtagggttagggttagggttaggatccctttagggttagggttagggttaggatccctgtagggttagggttagggttaggatccctttagggttagggttaggatccctttagggttagggttaggatccctgtagggttagggttaggatccctttagggttagggttaggatccctgtagggttagggttaggatccctgtagggttagggttaggatccctgtagggttagggttaggatccctgtagggttagggttagtatccctgtagggttagggttagggttaggatccctttagggttagggttagggttaggatccctgtagggttagggttagggttaggatccctttagggttagggttagggttaggatccctttagggttagggttagggttaggatccctgtagggttagggttagggttaggatccctttagggttagggttaggatccctgtagggttagggttaggatccctgtagggttagggttaggatccctgtagggttagggttagggttaggatccctgtagggttagggttagtatccctgtagggttagggttagggttagggttagggttaggatccctttagggttagggttagggttaggatccctgtagggttagggttagggttaggatccctttagggttagggttaggatccctgtagggttagggttaggatccctgtagggttaggatcccttttgtggttgtgttatgtttaggatcccttttggggtagagtgcttagggttatgagccctaaccctaccctaactatttcactttatagtgtgttttttaatgaatgttgttgattgtcgcacgaaccactcaggattgacggcgacagagctagtggtaaaacaactgcacacaagcgtttttattggtgtttgtgttttcagtttgtgcttgtgttcagttattaggggttactttgaaatatttccagcaattgtgtaacattacttggtcgcgctatagattatgagatgacactattgtattTATTGTAGGTTCGGGATTATCCGGCCTTGTGGGACCCAGCCGATGAATCCTACAAGGATAAATATTTCCGGGAACTAGCCTGGACCAAAATTGTACGAGACCTTATCCCAGATTGGGACAAGTATCCAGGGAGTACACAGCAGCAAATTGGtaattttaattaaatttatttagtaaaccttgagtatattaaaaatataatttgtttagatCTCACAAAAAATGTTGTATTTTGTAACCTTTTTTTGGTAGATAACGATGTGAGGAAACGGTGGCGCTCAATCAGAGACCGTTTCACGAAGTTCCTGAACGAATGTTCTAAGAGTGGCTCTTCGCCGAGCAAAAGTAAATTTCCATTTAGCGAAGAGCTGCAGTTTCTTGTGTCCAGTAGGACATTGAGAAAGTAAGTTAAAATCCACTCCACATGATTATTTAAATATAATATGTTGTGCgaaaaattgatgttttttttttctccaacaggacggaaggaaacatgtcggtagctgatttggaggacagcgacaaagaggatggagcaggcagttcctctggagtgggagggaccatctctacctccactcccacagcttctgctgaatcagcatccacttcagcagctgctgcatcaacatctagttcagcagctgctgaagcatctgattccgcagaagctgtgagagtggagaagagagctgtctatccggtggcagcagagaaaaaaaaaaaaaaaacaaagaaaaaccaaGATGACCAAACTGTCCAAATCGCTTGCGACACGTTAGATCTATTAAAAAAATCTAGTTCTGATGACCACTGCGACTCCTTCGCACTAACTGTGGCAAGAAAAACACGctccctgccaccggatagacaatctcttttcatgtccatggtccagatgtccctcactgctctggaggaccctgctccgatATCTCCATACAATGAAgttctgatgggggtgttgggacttttCAGGCCCCGACACCGAACACCGGAAACACAAGCTACCAGACCCCAGTATTTGGCCCACAGCCAAGTTACTTCTGGAGATAGAGGAAGTTCGCAGCATATGGGGGGAGCACCATATCAATCAGAGGGATCAAATTTCCTCTATTCTCCAGAATATACTTTTCTGAATTGAACATGGGCAAAAATTTTCAGTGGCACCgagttttttttggtttgttttttagcTCCAGTTGCCGGTTGGCTTTGAAAggggctttttttttgttttttctaattGAAAAATCTTTTGTAAATATTGCAAAGAATTTGTGTTCTTTTAAATATATTATATTTCAAACATACTATTCTCTTCTTTATTACAATGCGGTCAAGGCCGCTAtcctgggtttatgggctatcAATTAGTGGTTTATGTGTTGATGTGTTAACAATTGTATACGTCATACTGCTATTATTTTCATAAAACACCAAAATTTTTGtagccaaaaaa
This region of Ranitomeya imitator isolate aRanImi1 chromosome 1, aRanImi1.pri, whole genome shotgun sequence genomic DNA includes:
- the LOC138642402 gene encoding uncharacterized protein, whose protein sequence is MGIDVGRLIDLVRDYPALWDPADESYKDKYFRELAWTKIVRDLIPDWDKYPGSTQQQIDNDVRKRWRSIRDRFTKFLNECSKSGSSPSKSKFPFSEELQFLVSSRTLRKTEGNMSVADLEDSDKEDGAGSSSGVGGTISTSTPTASAESASTSAAAASTSSSAAAEASDSAEAVRVEKRAVYPVAAEKKKKKTKKNQDDQTVQIACDTLDLLKKSSSDDHCDSFALTVARKTRSLPPDRQSLFMSMVQMSLTALEDPAPISPYNEVLMGVLGLFRPRHRTPETQATRPQYLAHSQVTSGDRGSSQHMGGAPYQSEGSNFLYSPEYTFLN